The genomic interval CTGACCAAGTCACGAACGGCGGGTGAACCCATGGTGTTGCCCGGAACTAGCGGATCTGCGCTGGTGACGGGCGCTCACTTGCAATTGTCGTCGGCGGCGTTGACATGCTCGAGGTCCGACGGCAGTGCGGCCGGGGTCTCGTCGGACGAACTCGCCGAGGATGTCGGCACCTCCGGCAGCGGGTTGCCGAAGCTCGTCGGCGCGTGCACCGTGCCGGTGAAATCCGAGCCCAGCGCCACCTCGACGATGCTGCCCAGTCCGCTGGTCGACTCGATCGTGGCGCCCGGGATCGCGGACGCGACCGTGGCGGCCTCGGCCTCGAGACCGGAGGAGTAGCGCACTTTCGTCGTCGAGATCGTGCCGCCGGAGTAATTGCCGACGTTGTAGATCTGGAAGCCCTGGTTGGACAGCTTGGTCGCCGAGGTGTTCGCGATGCCCGGGGTACCCGAGCCGTTGGACACCTGCACCGACACCGTGCTCGGGTCGACCGCGGTCAGCGCCTTCGGCGCCGTGGCGGGCGCGGCGGGTTTGCCGGGGGTCGGCTCGGGCGCTTTCTTCTCACCCGGCAGCGGCTGGTCGTCGATGATCGCGCGGAAGATCTCCTTGATGTCGGACTCGCGCGGAATCTCGTTGCCGTAGGACGTGGTTCCCGCGGTGGGCACGGTCAGAAAGGTGATCGCACCGGCGTCGACCTTCTGCAGCGAGCGGCCCAGCATCAACAGGTCCTTGGTGCTGACGGCGTCCATGAACGCGCTGCCGGAGAAGGCGTTGATGAAGTTGTTCAGTTTGCCGATGTCGAAGAGCACCTTGCTGGACAGCGCCCCGCGCAGCAGCGACGACAGGAACAGTTGCTGGCGGTGGATGCGGTCGTAGTCGCTGCGCTCCTCGCCGTAGACGTGCCGGGCCCGCACGTAGTCCAGCGCGGTCGGGCCGTTGAGCATCTGCCGTCCCGGATTGGGCAGGATGGTGCCGAGTTCGTCGTCGACCAACGGCTTCTTGGTGCACACTTCGACGCCGCCGATGGTGTCGACCATCGAGGAGAAGCCGTTGAAGTCGATGCCGACGAAGTGGCCGATGCGCAGGCCGACCAGTTTCTGGATGACCTTGGTCAGGCATTTCGGGCCACCGAGGGCGTAGGTGGCGTTCAGCTTGTCGCCGGCGGCCTGCGGGAACGACGCCTCGGTGTAGCGGGCCTTCTCGTTGTCCCAGCCCTCGCAGACCGGCCGGGTGACGTCGAGGTCGCGGGGGAACGACACGGCGACGACGCGCTGCCGGTTCTCGGGGATGTGCACGAGCATGACCGTGTCGGCGCGGGCGCCCTCGGCGTCCTCGGTGGTGCCGGCGCCGATATTGCCGTCCACGCCGGCGCGGGTATCGGTGCCCACGATGAGGAAGTTCTCGTCGCCGAGCTGACCGCCCGGGTCGACGATGTCGTCGGACTTCTCGTCCAGCGCCGATACCTGCTGGAAGCCGTTGTCTGTGGCGCGCAGGTAATTCCAGCCCA from Nocardia wallacei carries:
- a CDS encoding LCP family protein, which codes for MGGVQSAGQGREAQQSAAAPTGRHSDEQGAQAGSAARGPGADDRPTDTVAPPPAAALGPVAASFRAPAGNPGAEAGTTAARAGRQSAEQVTDKLPVPEAETPETERATQAARPKTVGAPTLSRLAQSKQRQRQRVQLVARGTTAFVAVLALVVTGVGWNYLRATDNGFQQVSALDEKSDDIVDPGGQLGDENFLIVGTDTRAGVDGNIGAGTTEDAEGARADTVMLVHIPENRQRVVAVSFPRDLDVTRPVCEGWDNEKARYTEASFPQAAGDKLNATYALGGPKCLTKVIQKLVGLRIGHFVGIDFNGFSSMVDTIGGVEVCTKKPLVDDELGTILPNPGRQMLNGPTALDYVRARHVYGEERSDYDRIHRQQLFLSSLLRGALSSKVLFDIGKLNNFINAFSGSAFMDAVSTKDLLMLGRSLQKVDAGAITFLTVPTAGTTSYGNEIPRESDIKEIFRAIIDDQPLPGEKKAPEPTPGKPAAPATAPKALTAVDPSTVSVQVSNGSGTPGIANTSATKLSNQGFQIYNVGNYSGGTISTTKVRYSSGLEAEAATVASAIPGATIESTSGLGSIVEVALGSDFTGTVHAPTSFGNPLPEVPTSSASSSDETPAALPSDLEHVNAADDNCK